One window from the genome of Streptomyces sp. NBC_00287 encodes:
- a CDS encoding SDR family oxidoreductase encodes MDLGLKDRVYIVTGATRGLGNAVVRELVADGAKVVLTGRDEERAAAAAAELGPDAVGVAVANADPEAAARLIATARERFGGFDGILISVGGPPAGFVADNTDEQWQAAFESVFLGAVRLARAAAAELEAGGVIGFVLSGSVHEPIPGLTISNGLRPGLAGFAKSLADELGPRGIRVVGVLPSRIDTDRVRELDGMSADPEATRAANEARIPLRRYGTPEEFGRVGAFLLSPAASYLTGIMVPVDGGMRHGF; translated from the coding sequence ATGGATCTTGGACTGAAGGACCGGGTGTACATCGTCACCGGAGCGACGCGCGGGCTGGGCAACGCCGTGGTGCGCGAGCTCGTCGCCGACGGCGCGAAGGTGGTGCTGACCGGGAGGGACGAGGAGCGTGCCGCGGCCGCGGCTGCCGAACTCGGGCCGGATGCCGTCGGGGTGGCCGTCGCCAATGCCGACCCGGAGGCGGCGGCCCGGCTGATCGCCACCGCCCGGGAGCGGTTCGGCGGCTTCGACGGCATTCTCATCAGCGTCGGTGGACCGCCGGCGGGCTTTGTCGCCGACAACACGGACGAGCAGTGGCAGGCGGCGTTCGAGTCGGTGTTCCTCGGCGCGGTGCGCCTCGCCCGTGCGGCGGCGGCCGAGTTGGAGGCGGGCGGTGTCATCGGGTTCGTGCTGTCCGGCTCCGTGCACGAGCCGATTCCGGGGCTGACGATCTCGAACGGGCTGCGCCCCGGGCTCGCCGGGTTCGCCAAGTCCCTCGCGGATGAGCTGGGGCCGCGGGGCATCCGGGTCGTGGGGGTGCTGCCGTCGCGGATCGACACGGACCGGGTCCGTGAGCTGGACGGGATGTCCGCCGATCCGGAAGCCACCCGGGCCGCGAACGAGGCACGGATTCCGCTGCGGCGGTACGGCACGCCGGAGGAGTTCGGGCGCGTCGGGGCGTTCCTGCTGTCTCCGGCCGCTTCCTACCTGA